The Candidatus Binatus sp. genomic interval CAGGGCTGACCTCTGCACCCAGTATTAAGGCCGCCCGCCGTTGTCGCGCGCGGTCCCTGCCAGCGGCTTAATACGGCGCTGCCGTCGCCACGGCCAGGGGTGACTCCTGCGAATTAATACTGGCCCGTCGTGCCAACGACCGCCCGCCGTTGGCGGGCGCGGCCCTTGCCAACGGGGTAATACTGCGCTGCCGTCGCCACGGCCAGGGGTGACCCCTGCGAATTAATACTGGCCGGTCGTGCCAACGACCGCGCTCCGTTGTCGCGCGCAGCCACTGCTTCGGGATGCGGCCTGACGGCCTGTTAGAATTTTTTTTGTGTCATTCTTGAGCGCAGCGAAGAATCCCGGATCTTACCTCGCCCGTTTGTCGGGAGAGGCGGCCGACCGCTTGGCGGTCGGTAGGTGAGGGTGCCGCCTCTGCGGTCGCTCACTTTTTTGTGTCATCCCGAGCGCAGCCGAGGGACCCCGGATCTTCGTCTGCCAGTGGCAAATCCGCGCGCGGAGCTTCAATAAACCAAGGGCGGGACTCGAAACCGCATGGACTTTTCGCTCCAGAGGATTTTGAGTCCTGCTCCCGGCAAACAGCATCGGTAACTATGGGTCACATCCCGCGCAAACGCGGGAGTGTCTTAGGAGGCGTCCCGGCCATAAGTTACCTATTAAAACCGATGCACGCCGATAGAACAGGCCAAGTTCAGGCCAAGTGGGACGCGCCGACCCGGTCGTCACCACTGTTCGGATTCATGCCATTGATTGCCCAAATTTGGATTCGCAACCGGAGCAGCATTCCCCGGGGCGGATGACGTTCCTTGCGCAGCAGGAGCCCCCTGAATGGTCCCGGACGCCACGGTATTTGCATTGAGGTTGATCTGCGGCTGTGCTGGGTTCGGTTGCGCTGGGGGCAAGGCGACCGGCACTCTTTGAGGAGCAACTGAAACCCCGGGAGCGCCCAAGCACTGATACTTGCGCGTCACCAGAGTGCGGAGGCAGTTGCCGTAGGCGTTGGCTGCTTCGCATTTGCTCATTGTACCGCCGAACGCCTGCGATGCTGTATATCCCCAGCCCCCGCACATCGAAGTGGCGAGGTCCACGCCTTGCTCCTCGTTGACCTGCGGTTCCTCAAACATGCCATACTCGTAGGCTAGTTCTACCGTCCCGTCGGCGCGGCTTCCACCGGTGGCGGCCCATTCCTTCTGTGCCGCGCAGCCAGCGAGGCAAATTAAGCTCGCTAAACTGCAAGCGAATATCGTAGGAGTAAAATTCACCTTGAGTTATCTCCGCAGTTGACGAGCGCGCACGCTACCCCGAGTCGAACCGATAGTCAATCTGATGGGAGGGTCTCATTCAGATATCAGCCTACCGTAGTCGCGGCGCGCCCCGCCGACTGTTCCCGGCCGCCATTTGTCGGTCGCGCCGCAGTCTGCTAACTCACGGGCTATCTGCCCAACGCGACGCCGGTCTAGTGCAAGGTCCACCGAAGACATGTCCCGCTTGCGGCTATTTGAGTCCTTCGTCAGCAACGACATGTGACTGTGGCCACGCCTTCACGTAGCAAGCCATTGAAACCGACCCCGCCGCCGCCTTCTTGCTCGCCATCCGCCCCTAATCGCGCCGCAAATCGGGTCGGCCACGAGATGGCTTCAATGGTAGCCCATAATTAGCCGCGTACCTGCGAGGGACGTTGGTGAGGCTAGTAGGTAGTACAAGTGGTACTGTTGCCCACGCTCGAACATCGCGTGGTCACAGCGTTGGCACGTGCGTCCGCTGCGGCAGCGGCACCTGCCAGAACTACGAGAGCCGCCACCAGCAGTGTACCACCGACAACCTTGCCAACCGCCTTCGCAGTTTCGCCCTGATGCTCATAGGCTTGCGCTTGTTGAAGATCAGGGAAAAACTGAGACCCGCCGCCGTTCTTGGCGAAATAACCCAGGGTGCGGGTACCTTCTCCATCTCGAACCATCATGATTTTAGGATCGTCGGTCTGCAGCAATTGATACGTCCCATCGGCCATAACCTTGCTGCCGGTAATTTGTAGACGCACGTTCGAGCAAGCGGTGTTGAGACAGAATGCGTCGATCATTCCCCCGTTAGGTTTGTGGAAGATCACCTCGTGCGGTCTCACGCGATTGGGATAAGCATCGATGATGTTTCCATTGGGATACACCGCTTCGTCATGCTCCGACTCACCATTCGCCATATCGATGTGCACGATCGCGGGTTTGGCCGCCTGCGCACATGACGAAACCAGCAAGCACATCGATAGAGCAACGGACAATGCGCCAGCTCGTCGCCTTATCATCTTGTTCCCTCCCCCTGCCGTAAGCCTGCGCAGACGGTATCAGAATCAAAACAATCTGCTGTCGTAACCATTCATAGTTACAGACAGCCTGTTAAGTGATGATGCAAACGGTACTTGCAGCAATTCCTTCTACCCGGAGTTTCCGATTTGAGTCTCCGATTCCAGCTCCCCTATAGGCCCGATGGCCTCCTTGTGCAAGCGGTCGGGGCCTTTCCTTGCGCCGCCGCCTTTTCGCGCGCCAAGTCGCCGAATCGCGACGCGGTTGTCCCTCAGCCGCGCTGGAGGCGCGGCCGTGTGTCTGTGACACCTCCCGACGGGGCGAGGCAATTCATCAGCAACAGAATTTCGGATCCGGGGTCCCTCGACTGCGCTCGGGATGACACAAAGATAACAAGCAGACGGGTAAAGTATCTCGGACGCAGAATCCTGAATCGCGCGCCCGTGGGCACGGGTAGGCGGGGGTGACCCCTGCACCCAATGTTAGGAAAGAAGGACAGGGCGCGCTGTATAATGACCCTCACCTTCATCCTCTCCCTTACAGGGCGAGGAAATTAAGCCGCAAAGCATGAGATAAAAAACACACCGCGCGGGCTCTTTCTTGATCAACCACTTCTAACAGGGACGAAGTCCCGCATCTTTGTTTTAATACCGGGTGCAGGGGTCAGCCCCTGGCCGTTGGCACGGCTGGCCAGTATTAAGGGGCGGCGCGCACAAACGCGTGTCCCGCCAACTCTTATCTTATGTATACCGGATTCGACATGATCCACAGCTTGCCGCTGCGATAGGCCTCGATTCGGTACGCGCCCGGCGACTTCGGCGCGAACTCGAGCGTCGTCGCGTTCTCGGCTGACGCCACTTCAGCGCCGTTCTGATACATCGCGATTCGATCGGCCGGCGCGGGCAGCTCGGTCTTGAGCAGGAGTCCCGGCACGAGGCGCACTTCATCGCCCATCATTGCCATCGTGTCTCCCGCGTGTGCGAAGAACGCGAACGCGCCGACGTAGCCGAGATAGTCGAAGCTCGCATACGAATGTCCGAGGCGGAGCGCCTCGAGGATCGGCGCCAAATCGCGCGCGCGCGCAATCAGATGGGTGGTGCAGAACAGAAAAAGTTGCGGTATCGTGCCGACCTTCGCACCGAGCACGTTCATGTTGTCGGGCGCGCCCATTCCCGCGAGCATCGAGACCCGCGCGCCGGCCGTCATCCGGTCGTAAAGCGCGAGGTTCGCATCGGGGCGCAGGTCCAGCCCGGACAGGAAATGATCGGTGCCGAGAAAAATCGCGCGGAAGTAGAGCGCGGTGGGATTTTGCGCGAGCCACGCCGAGCGCTGGCTGTAAACTTCCATCGCGTCCGCCAGCGCGTAGTCCGCCGACGACGCAAACTTCGCGGGGTTGGCCGCAATCGCCAGTCCGCCCTGGTCGTGAATCGCCGAAATCAAATCGTTGGGCGCCAGCTTGGGTTTGATCGGTTCGTGGAGGTTCACGCCGATTATCTCGCTGCCGCCGATTTCGAACGCTCCGCCGGGAATGAAAAGAATCTCGTTGGTGAATCCCGCGATTCCGAAGTCGGAGCCGCTTTCGCCTTGACCGGGTTGGACGCGATCGGCAAGAAAAATGAAATCGATTTGCGCAGCCTTGGCCAGGTCCGCGATTCCCGATTGATCCATCCCCGACGTTTTGATCGGCAGGTCGATGATTCCGCGGTAGTCCTGAAAGCCGGGAAACTCCGGCGCTTCCGAGACGAACCGTGCCGGCGGAAGATCGGTGCTCGGCAGCGGCGCACTGCATCCCGCGAGGACCAGCGCCGCGACAATCGGGAAGCAGAATCGCAAGCAGAAGCGCAGCCGCATCATCAGAGGATCGATCGCCCCTGCGCGCCGTCCACCGGGATACTGGCGCCCATAATCCAGCTTGCGCGCGGCGACGCGAGCATCACGACCGCGTACGCGACTTCCTCGGGACGGCCCAGCCGCCCGGCCGGCATCTCATGGCCGATGAAATCCTTCTCGAAGGCCGGGTTGTCGCGAAAGCGCCGCTCCCAGTTTCCGCCGGCCGTGAGTATCGAGCCGGGAGCGATCGTGTTGACGCGGATATTTTTCGGCGCGTACTCGCGCGCGAGCATCTTGGTGAACGAATGCAGCGCCGCTTTCGACGCGTTGTAGGTGAGCGGCCCGCCCGACT includes:
- the yecR gene encoding YecR family lipoprotein, which codes for MNFTPTIFACSLASLICLAGCAAQKEWAATGGSRADGTVELAYEYGMFEEPQVNEEQGVDLATSMCGGWGYTASQAFGGTMSKCEAANAYGNCLRTLVTRKYQCLGAPGVSVAPQRVPVALPPAQPNPAQPQINLNANTVASGTIQGAPAAQGTSSAPGNAAPVANPNLGNQWHESEQW